In Thermomonas carbonis, a single genomic region encodes these proteins:
- the mutY gene encoding A/G-specific adenine glycosylase, translating to MVPIETEFAPRLLAWFDRHGRHDLPWQHPRTAYRVWLSEIMLQQTQVSVVIPYFQRFIDAMPDLPSLAHAPQDDVLALWSGLGYYARARNLHAAAKRCVELHASDLPRDLDALIALPGIGRSTAGAILSQAWGDAAPILDGNVKRVLCRLFGIEGWPGLPKVEKQLWAIAETILPNTRLADYTQAQMDFGATLCTRTAPACAICPLQDGCIALREGRVAELPSPKPGKPLPERVTHMLIIEDAQQRVLLQRRPMTGVWAALWSLPEYADLADARIWFDRHAHGDFDAAQAGDPIAHGFSHYRLHIHPHRITGVRPPDAVGDNDDLRWVTRQQLAGIGLPAPVRRLLQGSNEKE from the coding sequence ATGGTGCCCATCGAAACGGAATTCGCGCCACGCCTGCTGGCATGGTTCGATCGCCACGGCCGCCATGACCTGCCCTGGCAGCATCCGCGCACGGCCTACCGGGTGTGGCTGAGCGAGATCATGCTGCAGCAGACCCAGGTCTCGGTGGTGATCCCGTATTTCCAGCGATTCATCGATGCCATGCCCGACCTGCCCTCGCTGGCCCATGCCCCGCAGGACGATGTGCTTGCGCTGTGGTCGGGCCTTGGCTACTACGCCCGCGCACGCAACCTGCATGCGGCAGCGAAGCGCTGCGTCGAACTGCACGCCAGCGACCTGCCACGCGACCTAGACGCATTGATCGCGCTGCCCGGGATCGGGCGCAGCACCGCAGGCGCGATCCTGTCGCAGGCCTGGGGCGATGCCGCGCCGATCCTGGATGGCAACGTCAAGCGCGTGCTGTGCAGGCTCTTCGGCATCGAAGGCTGGCCGGGCCTGCCGAAGGTGGAAAAGCAGCTTTGGGCAATCGCGGAAACCATTCTGCCCAACACACGCCTCGCCGACTACACGCAGGCGCAGATGGACTTCGGCGCGACCCTGTGCACACGGACCGCTCCGGCCTGTGCGATCTGCCCGCTGCAGGATGGCTGCATCGCATTGCGCGAGGGCCGCGTCGCCGAACTGCCCTCGCCCAAGCCCGGCAAGCCGCTGCCGGAACGTGTCACGCACATGCTGATCATCGAGGACGCACAGCAGCGCGTACTGCTGCAGCGCCGACCGATGACCGGCGTCTGGGCCGCGCTCTGGTCGCTGCCGGAATACGCCGATCTAGCGGATGCGCGCATATGGTTTGATCGGCATGCGCATGGCGATTTCGATGCCGCACAGGCCGGCGATCCCATCGCCCACGGTTTCAGTCACTACCGGCTGCACATCCACCCGCATCGCATCACAGGCGTGCGGCCGCCCGATGCGGTCGGCGATAATGACGACCTGCGCTGGGTGACGCGCCAGCAACTGGCCGGGATCGGCCTGCCTGCGCCGGTGCGCCGATTGCTGCAAGGCTCGAACGAGAAGGAATGA
- a CDS encoding oxidative damage protection protein translates to MARKVFCEMDQVEADGLDFAPWPGDAGKRVFAGIGKPAWQRWLAHQTMLINENRLSPLNPQHRAFLEGEMLKFLFGGGAEKPAGYVPADA, encoded by the coding sequence ATGGCGCGCAAGGTTTTCTGCGAAATGGACCAGGTCGAAGCCGATGGCCTCGATTTCGCCCCATGGCCCGGCGACGCCGGCAAGCGCGTGTTCGCCGGCATCGGCAAACCGGCCTGGCAGCGTTGGTTGGCCCACCAGACCATGCTGATCAACGAGAACCGGCTCTCGCCGCTCAACCCGCAGCACCGCGCCTTCCTGGAAGGCGAGATGCTGAAGTTCCTGTTCGGGGGCGGCGCCGAAAAACCGGCGGGTTACGTCCCCGCTGATGCCTGA
- a CDS encoding DUF6491 family protein, with product MKTLLLSLLAVASLSACATNRISDTDRLALYEAHAGEPVKQIRNHNAMGWDRIDDQHVVLSMRPTESWLLRVSGPCLDWGSGSPVLRLSSSGAYVMAKFDRILTDGSPVSCRIEEIRPVDVKAMRAAQDAATAQASAGT from the coding sequence ATGAAGACCCTGCTGCTGTCCTTGCTCGCCGTTGCATCCCTGAGCGCCTGCGCCACCAACCGAATCAGCGATACCGACCGCCTCGCACTCTACGAAGCGCATGCCGGCGAGCCGGTCAAGCAGATCCGCAATCACAACGCGATGGGCTGGGACCGGATCGACGACCAGCACGTCGTGCTGAGCATGCGGCCCACCGAGAGCTGGTTGCTGCGCGTCTCCGGGCCGTGCCTGGATTGGGGTAGCGGTTCGCCGGTGTTGCGCCTGAGTTCCTCCGGCGCATACGTGATGGCCAAGTTCGACCGCATCCTCACCGATGGGTCGCCGGTCAGTTGCCGGATCGAGGAGATCCGTCCGGTCGATGTCAAGGCGATGCGCGCCGCGCAGGACGCGGCGACGGCTCAGGCATCAGCGGGGACGTAA
- a CDS encoding acyl-CoA dehydrogenase C-terminal domain-containing protein → MSTYKAPLDDLRFALYDVLGAEALFARLGQADVNRELVDAVLDEAARFSETVLAPLNKVGDDIGCTYDKASGDVTAPPGFKQAFDQFVEGGWTGLTNAPEHGGQGMPAVVGAVLTEMVDAANLAWGNFPMLSHGAVKALETYGEDWQKKVFLEPLVAGTWTGTMCLTEPHCGTDLGLLKTRAEPVADDTYSVTGTKIFITAGEHDLVPNIVHLVLAKLPDAPPGAKGISLFVVPKFKVARDGSMGERNSVRCGAIEHKMGIHGSATCVMNFDGAEGYLVGAPHKGLQAMFVMMNSARLGVGVQGLGLSERAYQNALRYARERLQSRSLSGPKNPEKPADPIIVHPDVRRMLLSQKALIEGGRLLSLHAYSQLDIAEKSQDPAEREHADILAGFLTPISKACLTEWSIENTYNAVQCFGGHGYIAEHGIEQLARDARITTLYEGTTGIQSLDLIGRKTAASQGAGLKLFLAEVEAFAKQHEGDEALAEFIAPLRGKCSEWGKLTIDVLQRAAGNPEELGAASTDYLFYSGYVVLAYWWARSVAAANASSRPQAFKDAKRDTARFYFARLLPRTLAHKAAIESGAASLMAMPAEAFGAE, encoded by the coding sequence ATGAGCACCTACAAGGCCCCACTCGACGATTTGCGCTTCGCTCTCTACGACGTCCTTGGCGCGGAGGCGCTGTTTGCCCGCCTGGGGCAAGCCGACGTGAATCGCGAACTGGTCGATGCCGTGCTGGATGAAGCGGCGCGCTTCTCCGAAACCGTGCTGGCACCGCTCAACAAGGTCGGCGACGACATCGGTTGCACGTACGACAAGGCCAGCGGCGACGTGACCGCCCCGCCGGGCTTCAAGCAGGCCTTCGACCAGTTCGTGGAAGGCGGCTGGACCGGCCTGACCAATGCGCCCGAGCACGGCGGCCAGGGCATGCCGGCCGTCGTCGGCGCGGTCCTGACCGAGATGGTCGATGCCGCCAACCTGGCGTGGGGCAACTTCCCGATGCTGTCGCACGGCGCGGTCAAGGCGCTGGAGACCTACGGCGAGGACTGGCAGAAGAAGGTGTTCCTGGAGCCGCTGGTGGCCGGCACCTGGACCGGCACGATGTGCCTGACCGAGCCGCATTGCGGCACCGACCTGGGCCTGTTGAAGACCCGCGCGGAACCGGTCGCGGACGACACGTATTCGGTCACCGGCACCAAGATCTTCATCACCGCCGGCGAGCACGACCTGGTCCCGAATATCGTGCATCTGGTACTGGCCAAACTCCCCGACGCGCCACCCGGTGCCAAGGGCATCTCGCTGTTCGTGGTGCCGAAGTTCAAGGTCGCCCGCGATGGCAGCATGGGCGAACGCAACTCGGTCCGCTGCGGCGCGATCGAACACAAGATGGGCATCCACGGCTCGGCGACCTGCGTGATGAATTTCGACGGTGCCGAGGGTTACCTGGTCGGTGCGCCGCACAAGGGCCTGCAGGCGATGTTCGTGATGATGAACTCGGCACGGCTCGGCGTTGGCGTGCAGGGACTGGGCCTGTCCGAGCGCGCGTATCAGAACGCCTTGCGCTATGCCCGCGAGCGTCTGCAATCGCGTTCGCTGTCGGGTCCGAAGAATCCCGAAAAGCCGGCTGATCCGATCATCGTCCACCCCGACGTGCGCCGCATGCTGCTGTCGCAGAAGGCGCTGATCGAAGGCGGCCGCCTGCTCAGCCTGCACGCCTATTCGCAACTCGACATCGCCGAAAAGTCGCAGGACCCCGCCGAGCGCGAACACGCCGATATCCTGGCCGGCTTCCTGACCCCGATCTCCAAGGCCTGCCTGACCGAATGGAGCATCGAGAACACCTACAACGCGGTGCAATGCTTCGGCGGCCACGGCTACATCGCCGAGCACGGCATCGAACAACTGGCGCGCGATGCGCGCATCACCACGTTGTACGAAGGCACCACCGGCATCCAGTCGCTTGACCTGATTGGCCGCAAGACCGCCGCCAGCCAGGGTGCGGGACTGAAGTTGTTCCTGGCCGAAGTGGAAGCGTTCGCGAAGCAGCACGAGGGCGATGAGGCGCTCGCGGAGTTCATCGCTCCGCTGCGCGGCAAGTGCAGCGAATGGGGCAAGCTGACCATCGACGTGCTGCAGCGCGCGGCCGGCAATCCGGAGGAACTGGGTGCCGCCAGCACCGACTACCTGTTCTATTCCGGCTACGTGGTGCTGGCCTACTGGTGGGCGCGCAGCGTGGCCGCCGCCAATGCCTCCAGCCGCCCGCAGGCGTTCAAGGATGCCAAGCGCGACACCGCCCGCTTCTACTTCGCGCGCCTGTTGCCACGCACGTTGGCCCACAAGGCGGCGATCGAAAGCGGCGCGGCATCGCTGATGGCAATGCCGGCAGAGGCCTTCGGCGCGGAGTGA
- a CDS encoding HNH endonuclease produces the protein MGTASATLRPVHAGTRSAPGHADGCLSPEFLHGTAASPPPGLRLLGLDAHGRALDWMSWQDATCLYARGAVAWTLGEPCLEVHGGINRASGQRSVLHLHPIIAARGHARPHALAPTPALTNPALFARDQSLCLYCGNAYPRSTLTRDHVQPVSKGGRDIWENVVTACYHCNSRKGNRTPQQAGMPLLAVPYRPSWIEHLILSNRNILADQMAFLKSQLPKKSPRFA, from the coding sequence ATGGGAACCGCTAGCGCAACGCTACGCCCGGTCCATGCCGGAACCCGATCCGCGCCAGGTCATGCGGATGGGTGTCTTTCCCCCGAATTCCTCCACGGCACGGCCGCCTCGCCGCCCCCCGGCCTGCGCCTGCTTGGCCTGGATGCGCATGGCCGCGCGCTGGACTGGATGAGCTGGCAGGACGCAACCTGCCTGTATGCACGCGGTGCGGTGGCGTGGACCCTGGGCGAGCCCTGCCTGGAAGTGCATGGCGGGATCAATCGCGCCAGCGGCCAGCGCAGCGTGCTGCACCTGCACCCGATCATCGCCGCGCGCGGGCATGCGCGCCCGCATGCGCTGGCCCCGACGCCGGCATTGACCAACCCGGCACTGTTCGCCCGCGACCAGTCGCTGTGCCTGTATTGCGGCAATGCGTATCCGCGCTCGACACTCACCCGCGACCACGTGCAACCGGTGTCCAAGGGCGGGCGCGATATCTGGGAAAACGTGGTCACCGCCTGCTATCACTGCAATTCCCGCAAGGGCAACCGGACGCCGCAGCAGGCGGGGATGCCGCTGCTCGCAGTCCCCTATCGGCCGAGCTGGATCGAGCACCTGATCCTGTCCAACCGCAACATCCTGGCCGACCAGATGGCGTTCCTGAAATCCCAGCTGCCGAAGAAGTCGCCGCGTTTCGCCTGA
- the aqpZ gene encoding aquaporin Z, giving the protein MAMIKRLGAECIGTFWLVLGGCGSAVLAANFGGDGNPLGIGLLGVSLAFGLTVLTGAYALGHISGGHFNPAVSFGLWAGGRFSAKDLLPYIVAQTLGAIFAAWILFQIASGTAGFAIDNTSAGAFATNGFGAFSPGGYSMHAAFLCEVVLTAMFLIVILGATHKNAAAGFAPIAIGLGLTLIHLISIPVTNTSVNPARSTGVALITGGEPLSQLWLFWAAPIIGGVLGGVIYKWLGKD; this is encoded by the coding sequence ATCGCGATGATCAAACGACTCGGTGCCGAATGTATCGGCACGTTCTGGCTTGTGTTGGGCGGTTGCGGCAGCGCCGTGCTTGCGGCGAACTTCGGTGGCGATGGCAATCCGCTGGGGATCGGATTGCTCGGCGTGTCGCTGGCGTTCGGCCTGACCGTGCTGACCGGTGCCTATGCGCTGGGCCACATCTCCGGCGGGCACTTCAACCCGGCGGTGAGCTTCGGGCTGTGGGCCGGCGGACGCTTTTCGGCGAAGGACCTGCTGCCCTACATCGTCGCGCAGACCCTCGGCGCGATCTTCGCGGCGTGGATCCTGTTCCAGATCGCCAGCGGCACTGCCGGCTTCGCGATCGACAACACGTCGGCCGGCGCATTCGCGACCAACGGCTTCGGCGCATTCTCGCCCGGCGGCTACAGCATGCATGCTGCCTTCCTGTGCGAGGTGGTGCTGACCGCGATGTTCCTCATCGTGATCCTCGGCGCGACCCACAAGAACGCAGCGGCCGGCTTCGCGCCGATCGCGATCGGCCTGGGCCTGACCCTGATCCACCTGATCAGCATCCCGGTCACCAATACCTCGGTGAACCCGGCGCGCTCCACTGGCGTGGCGCTGATCACCGGCGGCGAGCCGCTGTCGCAGCTGTGGCTGTTCTGGGCCGCGCCGATCATCGGCGGCGTGCTGGGCGGCGTGATCTACAAGTGGCTGGGCAAGGACTGA
- the rlmKL gene encoding bifunctional 23S rRNA (guanine(2069)-N(7))-methyltransferase RlmK/23S rRNA (guanine(2445)-N(2))-methyltransferase RlmL: MKFFASCGKGLEYLLADELVALGCARATATMAGTNVEGTLLDAQRAVLWSRLASRVAWPIAEFECLDEHALYAGAAAVDWIEHLGPGHSIAIDAHVSGDAITHARYAAQRVKDAIVDTLRAKTGARPDVDVETPDVRISLVIRKGRAILSIDLGGGPMHRRGWRRLQGEAPLKENVAAAVLMRGGWPQAHADGGDLLDPMCGSGTLLIEGALMVADVAPGLLRHGDALPTRWLGFDVDAWRGLCVDALEREARGRASLRPCIHGSDFDPHAIRAARENARTAGVETAIDFSVCDIAALPAMENQRGVVVCNPPYDARLAADPALYRTLGEALKRSTPAWRASLLCGDFELARATGLRAQKRYQVFNGPIECSLITCEPIAPPQREGAEKRELAEGAQMVANRLRKNLDKLKRWRQQEQVSCFRAYDADIPEYACAVDVYTSTAGDIWLHVQEYAAPDDIPEATTRKRLNDLLSGVREVFGVPKERVAVKTRSTGKGGSKYGRFDHRGEFLQVEEGAATLRVNLFDYLDTGLFLDHRPLRARMALEARGKHFLNLFCYTGAATVQAAVQGANETTSVDLSATYLEWLADNLRGNGAGGTRHRIAQADALRWLEADRGSYDVVFCDPPTFSNSKRADDFDVQRDHVRLLRAGVARLAPGGVLYFSNNFRRFKLDETAISQFARVEDISASTIPPDFARNPRIHRAWRITAG; this comes from the coding sequence TTGAAATTCTTCGCTTCCTGCGGCAAGGGCCTGGAGTACCTGCTGGCCGATGAACTGGTCGCGCTGGGTTGCGCACGCGCCACCGCCACGATGGCTGGCACCAACGTCGAGGGCACCCTGCTGGACGCGCAGCGCGCAGTGCTGTGGTCGCGCCTGGCCAGCCGCGTGGCATGGCCGATCGCCGAGTTCGAATGCCTCGACGAACACGCGCTGTACGCGGGTGCCGCGGCGGTGGACTGGATCGAGCACCTCGGGCCGGGGCACAGCATCGCCATCGACGCGCATGTGTCCGGCGATGCGATCACCCATGCGCGCTATGCCGCGCAGCGGGTCAAGGACGCCATCGTCGACACCCTGCGCGCGAAGACCGGCGCGCGCCCCGATGTCGATGTCGAAACCCCCGATGTCCGCATCAGCCTGGTCATTCGCAAGGGCCGCGCGATCCTGTCGATCGACCTCGGCGGCGGGCCGATGCACCGGCGCGGCTGGCGCAGGTTGCAGGGCGAGGCACCGTTGAAAGAGAACGTGGCGGCGGCGGTGCTGATGCGCGGCGGCTGGCCGCAGGCGCATGCCGACGGCGGCGACCTGCTGGATCCGATGTGCGGCAGTGGCACGTTACTGATCGAAGGCGCGCTGATGGTTGCCGACGTGGCGCCGGGCCTGCTGCGGCATGGCGACGCGCTCCCGACGCGCTGGCTGGGATTCGACGTGGATGCATGGCGCGGCCTGTGCGTGGACGCGCTGGAGCGCGAAGCGCGCGGGCGTGCCTCGCTGCGCCCGTGCATCCACGGCAGCGACTTCGACCCGCATGCGATCCGCGCGGCTCGCGAGAACGCGCGCACCGCCGGCGTCGAGACCGCCATCGATTTCAGCGTCTGCGATATCGCTGCCCTGCCGGCGATGGAAAACCAGCGTGGCGTGGTGGTCTGCAATCCGCCGTACGACGCGCGCCTCGCCGCCGATCCTGCGCTGTATCGAACGCTGGGCGAGGCACTGAAGCGCAGCACGCCGGCGTGGCGGGCCAGCCTGCTCTGCGGCGATTTCGAGTTGGCGCGCGCCACCGGCCTGCGCGCGCAGAAGCGCTACCAGGTCTTCAACGGCCCGATCGAGTGCAGCCTGATCACCTGCGAGCCGATCGCGCCGCCGCAGCGCGAAGGCGCGGAGAAGCGCGAGCTCGCCGAAGGCGCGCAGATGGTCGCGAACCGGTTGCGCAAGAACCTGGACAAGCTCAAGCGCTGGCGGCAGCAGGAACAAGTCAGTTGCTTCCGCGCCTACGACGCCGACATCCCCGAGTACGCTTGCGCAGTCGACGTGTACACCTCGACCGCGGGCGATATCTGGCTGCACGTGCAGGAATACGCGGCACCCGACGACATCCCCGAAGCGACCACGCGCAAGCGCCTGAACGACCTGCTGTCCGGCGTGCGCGAGGTGTTCGGCGTGCCGAAGGAGCGGGTCGCGGTGAAGACCCGCAGCACCGGCAAGGGCGGGTCCAAGTACGGCCGCTTCGATCATCGCGGCGAATTCCTGCAGGTCGAGGAGGGCGCGGCGACCCTGCGGGTGAACCTGTTCGATTACCTCGATACCGGCCTGTTCCTCGACCATCGGCCGTTGCGTGCGCGAATGGCGCTGGAGGCGCGCGGCAAGCACTTCCTCAACCTGTTCTGCTACACCGGCGCGGCCACGGTGCAGGCCGCGGTGCAGGGCGCGAACGAGACCACCAGCGTCGACCTCTCGGCGACCTACCTGGAATGGCTGGCCGACAACCTGCGCGGCAACGGCGCAGGCGGCACCCGCCACCGCATCGCCCAGGCCGATGCGTTGAGGTGGCTGGAAGCGGACCGCGGCAGTTACGACGTGGTGTTCTGCGACCCGCCGACCTTCTCCAATTCCAAGCGCGCCGACGACTTCGACGTGCAGCGCGACCACGTGCGCCTGCTGCGCGCGGGCGTGGCCCGGCTGGCACCGGGCGGCGTGCTGTATTTCTCCAACAACTTCCGCCGTTTCAAGCTGGACGAAACCGCGATCAGCCAGTTCGCGCGCGTCGAGGACATCAGCGCCTCGACCATCCCGCCGGACTTCGCCCGCAATCCGCGCATCCATCGCGCATGGCGGATCACCGCGGGGTGA
- a CDS encoding alpha/beta family hydrolase → MTGHCILSHGFESGPDATKVTALADAAERLGWTHERPDFTDLDARREVSELGDVAARLQRLLALVRDAAARGPLVLAGSSLGAWISGQVSLQVPIKGLFLMAPPIAMGRAPALQAAAVPISIIHGWHDELIPAVQVVDWAASRNARLLLVDDSHRLSAHVQASADAFAQLLASL, encoded by the coding sequence ATGACCGGGCACTGCATCCTCTCGCACGGCTTCGAAAGCGGACCCGACGCAACCAAGGTGACCGCGCTGGCGGATGCCGCCGAGCGACTGGGCTGGACCCATGAACGCCCGGATTTCACGGACCTGGATGCACGGCGCGAGGTCAGCGAACTGGGTGATGTCGCGGCGCGACTGCAACGCCTGCTGGCATTGGTTCGAGACGCCGCCGCGCGTGGCCCGCTAGTGCTGGCCGGTTCCAGTTTGGGCGCGTGGATTTCCGGGCAGGTCTCGCTGCAGGTGCCCATCAAAGGTCTGTTCCTGATGGCACCGCCGATCGCGATGGGCCGTGCACCGGCGTTGCAGGCCGCCGCGGTGCCGATCTCGATCATCCACGGCTGGCACGACGAACTGATTCCCGCGGTGCAGGTGGTCGACTGGGCCGCCAGCCGCAATGCGCGATTGCTGCTGGTCGACGACTCGCATCGCCTGTCCGCCCACGTGCAGGCGAGTGCCGATGCGTTCGCCCAATTGCTCGCAAGTCTTTGA
- a CDS encoding MOSC domain-containing protein has protein sequence MKQPPPDSELGRLFAQFPRAGQVDWIGLRPARDVPMHAVDMAEATAGKGLSGDRYGTGSGKRGITLIQAEHFPVIAALSGHPEILPATLRRNVVVSGIPLIALKGRRFRIGDVLLEGTDPCDPCSRMEAALGPGGYNAMRGMGGLCARILEGGSLRLGDAVIAE, from the coding sequence ATGAAGCAACCGCCTCCCGATTCCGAGCTCGGCCGCCTGTTCGCGCAGTTCCCGCGTGCGGGCCAGGTCGACTGGATCGGCCTGCGCCCGGCCCGCGACGTGCCGATGCACGCGGTCGACATGGCCGAGGCGACCGCAGGCAAGGGACTCTCGGGCGATCGCTATGGCACCGGTAGCGGCAAGCGCGGCATCACCCTGATCCAGGCAGAGCACTTCCCGGTCATCGCGGCGCTCTCGGGACATCCGGAAATCCTGCCGGCAACCCTGCGACGCAACGTGGTGGTCTCGGGGATTCCGCTGATCGCGTTGAAGGGCCGGCGGTTTCGCATCGGCGACGTCCTGCTTGAAGGCACCGATCCCTGCGATCCGTGTTCGCGCATGGAAGCAGCGCTCGGCCCCGGCGGCTACAACGCGATGCGTGGCATGGGCGGCCTGTGCGCGCGCATCCTCGAAGGCGGCAGCCTGCGCCTGGGCGATGCGGTGATTGCGGAATGA
- a CDS encoding N-acetylmuramoyl-L-alanine amidase: MPAPPILRDPLPYADALAAREMASIDTVVIHCTELPDLATARDYGERILYPASGTGNSGHYYIDRDGSIVEYVPPGRIAHHTRGWNPRSIGIELVNTGRYPHWLDSRRQAMDQAYTEAQIESLIGLLAELQERIPSLVQIAGHEDLDLDEVEASDDPSVKVRRKRDPGPLFPWARVLAALPLKRL, translated from the coding sequence ATGCCTGCGCCCCCGATCCTGCGCGATCCACTGCCCTATGCCGATGCGCTTGCGGCGCGCGAAATGGCCAGCATCGACACCGTGGTAATCCATTGCACCGAGCTGCCGGATCTGGCCACAGCGCGCGACTACGGCGAACGGATCCTGTATCCCGCCAGCGGCACCGGCAACAGCGGCCACTACTACATCGATCGAGACGGCAGCATCGTCGAATACGTGCCGCCCGGCCGCATCGCCCACCACACCCGTGGCTGGAACCCGCGCAGCATCGGCATCGAACTGGTCAACACCGGCCGCTATCCGCACTGGCTGGATTCGCGCAGGCAGGCGATGGATCAGGCCTACACCGAGGCACAGATCGAATCGTTGATTGGCCTGTTGGCCGAGCTGCAGGAGAGGATTCCGTCGCTGGTGCAGATTGCCGGCCACGAAGACCTGGACCTGGACGAAGTCGAAGCCAGCGACGATCCCAGCGTCAAGGTCCGCCGCAAGCGCGATCCCGGGCCGTTGTTCCCATGGGCGCGCGTGCTTGCCGCACTGCCGCTGAAACGCCTGTAA
- the tesB gene encoding acyl-CoA thioesterase II: MTPPVSELIELLSLERLEDNLFRGQSRDIGTRFVFGGQVLGQALSAAQATIDPATGSRAAHSLHAYFLRAGDIEHPIVYDVDRTRDGGTFSVRRVTAIQHGKVIFFCAASFQQQEDGAEHQLTMPEVPKPEDIQPAPALAPDVLAALPTKVQRWLSRQGPFEFRHVYPRDELNPPKRPPYQQVWFRLSEPVGDAPELHRALLAYASDFHLLGTATFPHGISYYQPDVQMASLDHALWFHRDFRADDWLLYSIDSPSAQGSRGLARGQIFDRAGRLVASTAQEGLIRVVPPQAAG, translated from the coding sequence ATGACCCCTCCCGTCTCCGAACTGATCGAACTGCTTTCGCTGGAGCGGCTGGAAGACAACCTGTTCCGCGGGCAGAGCCGCGACATCGGCACCCGCTTCGTGTTCGGCGGGCAAGTGCTGGGGCAGGCATTGTCTGCTGCCCAGGCGACCATCGACCCCGCCACCGGCAGCCGCGCCGCGCACTCGTTGCATGCGTATTTCCTGCGCGCTGGCGACATCGAACACCCGATCGTCTACGACGTGGACCGCACCCGCGACGGCGGCACGTTCTCCGTGCGCCGGGTCACCGCGATCCAGCACGGCAAGGTGATCTTCTTCTGCGCGGCCTCGTTCCAGCAGCAGGAAGACGGTGCCGAACACCAGCTGACGATGCCGGAAGTGCCCAAGCCCGAGGACATCCAGCCTGCGCCTGCACTTGCACCCGATGTACTGGCAGCCCTGCCGACCAAGGTCCAGCGCTGGCTGTCCCGGCAGGGGCCGTTCGAGTTCCGCCACGTCTATCCGCGCGACGAACTGAACCCGCCGAAGCGCCCGCCTTACCAGCAAGTGTGGTTCCGCCTGTCCGAGCCGGTCGGCGATGCGCCGGAGCTGCATCGCGCGCTGCTGGCCTATGCCAGCGACTTCCACCTGCTGGGCACCGCGACCTTCCCGCATGGAATCAGCTACTACCAGCCGGATGTGCAGATGGCCTCGCTCGACCATGCGTTGTGGTTCCACCGCGATTTCCGCGCCGACGACTGGCTGCTCTACAGCATCGACAGCCCGAGTGCGCAGGGCTCGCGCGGACTGGCACGCGGACAGATCTTCGACCGCGCCGGCAGGCTCGTGGCCAGCACCGCGCAGGAAGGCCTGATCCGCGTCGTGCCGCCGCAGGCGGCGGGCTGA
- a CDS encoding EF-hand domain-containing protein, which yields MKKLHILALAIAAALASTFAVAQTATPATGVRAAPRIDANGDGVIDRAEAAKAPRLAAKFDQLDVNKDGKLTASERPQRAHGKRGGGRGGDRMQALDSDKDGRISRTEANAGNAGFAARFSEMDANKDGYLDRTDRELRMSRERAAFFTGADANRDGKLSRDEYAVEQGARGAERREQFAQRVEAAGKTPKARRVPTEAEQLQRAGKAFDRMDANKDGTVTRAEFDAAKPMHGGKGTHPRKR from the coding sequence ATGAAGAAGTTGCACATCCTGGCCCTGGCGATCGCCGCCGCGCTGGCATCCACCTTCGCGGTCGCGCAGACCGCCACCCCCGCCACGGGCGTGAGGGCCGCGCCGCGCATCGACGCCAATGGCGATGGCGTGATCGACCGCGCCGAGGCCGCCAAGGCCCCGCGACTGGCAGCGAAGTTCGATCAGTTGGACGTCAACAAGGACGGCAAGCTGACTGCCAGCGAACGCCCGCAGCGCGCGCACGGCAAGCGAGGTGGCGGCCGTGGCGGCGACCGCATGCAGGCGCTGGACAGCGACAAGGACGGGCGCATCAGCCGCACCGAGGCGAATGCCGGCAACGCCGGTTTCGCCGCGCGCTTCAGCGAGATGGACGCGAACAAGGACGGTTACCTGGACCGCACCGACCGCGAGCTGCGCATGAGCCGTGAACGCGCGGCGTTCTTCACGGGCGCGGACGCGAACAGGGACGGCAAGCTGAGCCGCGACGAGTACGCAGTGGAGCAGGGCGCGCGTGGTGCCGAGCGTCGCGAGCAGTTCGCGCAGCGGGTCGAGGCCGCGGGCAAGACGCCCAAGGCGCGTCGGGTCCCGACCGAGGCCGAGCAGTTGCAGCGCGCCGGCAAGGCGTTCGACCGCATGGACGCGAACAAGGACGGCACGGTGACCAGGGCCGAGTTCGACGCAGCCAAGCCGATGCACGGCGGCAAGGGAACGCATCCGCGCAAGCGCTGA